A section of the Dehalobacter sp. DCM genome encodes:
- the sdaAA gene encoding L-serine ammonia-lyase, iron-sulfur-dependent, subunit alpha, translated as MRSYQELVERALQKQTTISRIVIEEEKTRTGRSETELVEKMKANYTVMQESVVQGMTGTWKSLSGLTGGDAALLENYRLSGKSLLGDKVNRAAARAMAVAEVNAGMGRIVAAPTAGSCGVLPGVLLTVNESLCREDDAVVAALFTAAGIGMVIAERASVSGAEGGCQAEIGAAAAMSAAAAVELAGGTPEQTAHASAMALKSFLGLVCDPVAGLVEVPCVKRNASAAVIALTAAEMALAGIKSAIPLDEVIDAMASIGRNMPCSLKETAQGGLAVTPAAEKLRERLVPCQP; from the coding sequence ATGCGCTCATATCAGGAATTAGTAGAAAGAGCTCTCCAAAAGCAGACGACAATCAGCAGGATTGTTATTGAGGAAGAAAAGACCAGGACGGGGAGGTCCGAAACCGAGCTGGTTGAAAAAATGAAGGCCAATTATACTGTTATGCAGGAATCGGTTGTACAGGGTATGACAGGTACTTGGAAATCACTCTCAGGTTTAACGGGAGGAGATGCCGCACTTTTGGAGAATTATAGACTAAGTGGAAAATCGCTGCTCGGCGACAAGGTGAATCGGGCAGCTGCGAGAGCAATGGCGGTTGCTGAAGTCAATGCAGGCATGGGAAGAATCGTCGCGGCGCCGACAGCAGGTTCATGCGGGGTTCTGCCAGGTGTTCTGCTTACGGTTAATGAGAGCCTTTGCAGAGAAGATGATGCCGTTGTTGCAGCCCTTTTTACGGCAGCAGGGATCGGTATGGTCATTGCTGAACGTGCGAGTGTATCCGGTGCGGAGGGCGGCTGCCAGGCGGAAATTGGTGCGGCAGCCGCCATGTCCGCTGCTGCCGCAGTGGAATTGGCCGGGGGGACGCCGGAACAAACAGCCCATGCCTCGGCGATGGCGCTGAAGAGTTTTCTCGGTCTAGTCTGTGACCCGGTAGCGGGTCTGGTTGAAGTACCGTGTGTCAAACGGAACGCGTCCGCAGCGGTCATTGCACTGACTGCGGCAGAAATGGCTTTAGCCGGGATCAAAAGCGCAATACCGCTGGATGAAGTGATCGATGCCATGGCATCGATTGGAAGAAATATGCCGTGTAGTCTTAAAGAGACAGCGCAAGGAGGCTTAGCGGTAACACCCGCTGCTGAAAAATTACGGGAACGGCTAGTACCTTGCCAACCATAA
- the pknB gene encoding Stk1 family PASTA domain-containing Ser/Thr kinase, translated as MEKIFGGRYQIEEKIGAGGMAIVYRAKDMLLNRTVAIKVLREQFASDEGFIRRFRREAQSAASLSHHNIVSIYDVGKDDNNEYIVMEYVKGQTLKDLIRTHAPLSQEQAIHIVRQIAEALKHAHINNIIHRDIKPQNILVTADGRAKVTDFGIARAASASTLTHTGDIVGSVHYLSPEQAKGAPTTAQSDIYSLGIILYELIAGKLPYDGDTPITIALKHIQEEVELPGKLVPGVSPELETVIMKALAKSPEDRYKNAVDFLEDLHKVEAGETIVWEKGSLNEKRDTMQTQVHKGLREKVVSGEKKDNKALLKNKKFYQKIPMPVLAVLILVVIVSVVLGMWIFTHSKSVPVPDLTGMTQEEARTELAKVRLSLGDVDYAFSDNETDKDKVINQEYKPKQEVKAGRKIGVTISKGVEYLVMPDVTIGNPTLDDAIAKILAVGFLREQIEVKETTSAIVPEGKVFGQSPAQGSTWAKISTSKIELYVSSGIIQSLTVMPDVRNYSSDLATKILKEFKLIVIPQTETSYDFPEGAVIRTNPAPGQPVHQGSEVTIYVSLGPGPAA; from the coding sequence ATGGAGAAGATTTTTGGAGGAAGATATCAAATAGAAGAAAAAATCGGAGCCGGCGGAATGGCGATCGTATATAGAGCGAAGGATATGCTGCTGAACCGAACTGTTGCTATCAAGGTATTAAGAGAACAGTTCGCTTCCGATGAAGGGTTTATCCGGCGTTTTCGCCGCGAGGCCCAGTCAGCGGCCAGCCTCTCCCACCATAATATTGTATCAATATACGATGTGGGTAAAGATGATAATAATGAATATATTGTGATGGAATATGTCAAAGGACAAACACTGAAGGATCTTATTCGCACGCATGCGCCTCTTTCCCAGGAGCAGGCTATCCATATTGTACGTCAAATCGCAGAGGCTCTGAAACATGCGCATATCAATAACATTATCCATCGTGACATCAAACCGCAGAATATACTTGTCACAGCAGACGGAAGAGCGAAAGTGACTGATTTTGGAATCGCTCGGGCAGCGTCGGCTTCAACGCTCACCCATACAGGAGATATTGTTGGGTCTGTTCATTATTTATCACCCGAACAGGCGAAAGGAGCTCCGACAACAGCCCAATCCGATATCTATTCTTTAGGAATCATCCTGTATGAGCTTATTGCCGGGAAGCTTCCCTACGACGGTGATACGCCGATTACCATTGCCTTAAAGCATATTCAGGAAGAAGTCGAACTTCCCGGTAAGCTCGTTCCCGGCGTAAGCCCGGAATTGGAAACTGTTATCATGAAAGCACTTGCCAAATCACCGGAAGATCGCTATAAAAACGCTGTGGATTTTTTAGAAGACCTCCATAAAGTTGAAGCCGGAGAGACGATTGTATGGGAAAAAGGCAGCCTGAATGAAAAACGTGACACAATGCAGACCCAGGTTCATAAGGGGCTTCGGGAAAAAGTAGTTTCCGGTGAAAAAAAGGATAACAAAGCCTTGCTCAAAAATAAAAAGTTTTATCAGAAGATACCTATGCCGGTGTTAGCCGTATTGATCCTGGTTGTTATCGTTAGTGTCGTATTGGGCATGTGGATATTTACCCATAGTAAGTCGGTCCCGGTACCGGATCTCACCGGGATGACCCAAGAAGAGGCAAGAACGGAGTTGGCCAAAGTACGTTTGTCTTTGGGAGATGTCGATTATGCTTTCAGTGATAATGAAACGGATAAGGATAAAGTAATCAATCAGGAATATAAACCCAAACAAGAGGTAAAAGCGGGAAGAAAGATCGGCGTAACCATAAGCAAGGGCGTAGAATATTTAGTCATGCCGGATGTCACGATAGGAAATCCCACTTTGGATGATGCCATTGCGAAGATACTCGCTGTCGGGTTTCTGAGGGAACAAATCGAGGTCAAGGAAACAACCAGTGCTATCGTTCCTGAAGGGAAAGTATTTGGTCAATCACCGGCACAGGGATCGACCTGGGCAAAAATAAGTACCAGTAAGATCGAATTATATGTGAGCAGCGGGATTATTCAATCGCTGACAGTCATGCCCGATGTGCGCAACTACTCTTCCGATTTGGCAACAAAAATTCTTAAGGAGTTTAAGCTCATTGTGATTCCTCAGACTGAAACGTCCTATGACTTCCCGGAAGGCGCGGTGATCCGAACCAATCCGGCTCCGGGACAACCGGTTCATCAGGGATCGGAAGTTACTATTTATGTTTCGCTGGGACCCGGGCCGGCAGCATAG
- a CDS encoding Asp23/Gls24 family envelope stress response protein, which translates to MAKLMETKLGNIDISEDVIATISGAAAIECYGLVGMASRKLSDGVSGLLKRENLSKGVIVTLQEDELIIDLNIIVGYGVKISEVASNVMDRVRYTVETMTGLKVSEVNVNVQGVRFLE; encoded by the coding sequence ATGGCCAAGCTGATGGAGACAAAATTGGGAAACATCGATATCTCTGAAGACGTGATTGCTACGATCTCAGGGGCAGCGGCAATCGAATGCTACGGACTAGTTGGTATGGCGTCCCGGAAACTGTCAGATGGTGTTTCCGGACTGCTTAAACGAGAGAATTTATCCAAAGGGGTCATCGTAACTCTTCAAGAGGACGAACTTATTATTGATCTTAATATTATTGTGGGATATGGCGTCAAAATATCGGAAGTCGCCTCCAATGTCATGGATAGAGTACGCTATACGGTTGAAACAATGACCGGACTGAAAGTATCCGAAGTCAACGTCAATGTGCAGGGTGTAAGATTCTTAGAATAA
- a CDS encoding DAK2 domain-containing protein yields the protein MLRSGSHLLEQRKKEIDALNVFPVPDGDTGTNMNLTFKAASQAADKNTGKSVHEIAAAASLGSLMGARGNSGVILSQIMRGIAKGLEGLDEANSIQVAHALQAGVETAYRAVMKPVEGTILTVSRETARGALNKAKSGTTDILEVLRAGCEKGEETLAKTPEMLPALKQAGVVDAGGQGFLTILYGWIAVLEGNKIPGVPEQEYAIETREATGIVAIGDLEYPYCTEFLVKGSKLDPEVIRQELLGNGDCLLVVGTDDVVKIHIHSKNPGNILSIAIKYGSLHEVQIHNMLAQNEHAAHEAKETSDSTTTEELYAENTSENLSGGGIDSEKEAPQEAAAIKEYGIVSVAMGEGIAKIFESLGVDEVVFGGQTMNPSTNDLAEAARKVPARKVFILPNNSNIIMAAGQVNELITDKDVMVIPTKSIPQAIAALLAFNSDSSIDENAEMMSEVLTHVSSGEVTYAVRDSQFGDLEIAEGDILGLIEGTITTTGREILDVAKNVLEGMHWRDKDLVTIFYGKDMAEEDVNVLTGWLKGVKPDIEVEVYSGKQPLYYYILGVE from the coding sequence ATGTTGCGATCGGGGTCTCACCTTCTGGAACAAAGAAAGAAAGAAATCGATGCCTTGAATGTTTTTCCTGTCCCTGATGGGGATACAGGGACAAATATGAATTTGACATTTAAGGCGGCATCCCAGGCCGCAGATAAAAATACCGGAAAATCCGTGCATGAGATTGCTGCTGCCGCTTCTTTAGGGTCTTTAATGGGAGCGAGAGGTAACTCGGGTGTTATTCTGTCCCAAATCATGCGGGGAATTGCCAAAGGATTGGAAGGGCTTGATGAAGCCAATTCTATCCAAGTGGCTCATGCCCTCCAGGCAGGGGTGGAAACAGCTTACCGCGCGGTCATGAAACCGGTAGAGGGAACCATACTCACTGTTTCCAGGGAAACTGCCAGAGGGGCATTAAATAAGGCTAAAAGCGGAACAACGGATATTCTTGAGGTACTGCGGGCAGGATGTGAAAAAGGCGAGGAAACGTTAGCCAAGACACCCGAGATGCTGCCGGCACTAAAACAGGCAGGGGTAGTCGATGCCGGCGGGCAAGGGTTTTTAACTATTCTTTATGGGTGGATAGCAGTACTCGAAGGAAATAAAATTCCAGGCGTACCAGAGCAGGAATACGCGATAGAGACGCGTGAAGCAACCGGGATCGTTGCGATCGGGGATTTAGAATACCCTTATTGTACAGAGTTCTTAGTAAAAGGAAGTAAACTTGATCCCGAGGTTATCAGGCAGGAATTATTAGGCAATGGAGACTGCCTTTTGGTCGTTGGCACCGATGACGTGGTCAAAATTCATATCCATTCTAAAAATCCGGGTAATATTCTGAGTATCGCAATCAAATATGGTTCTCTCCATGAAGTTCAGATTCATAATATGCTTGCTCAGAACGAGCATGCTGCGCATGAAGCCAAAGAAACATCGGATAGTACAACTACTGAAGAATTATACGCAGAGAATACCTCGGAGAATCTAAGCGGTGGTGGTATCGATTCTGAAAAGGAAGCTCCTCAAGAGGCAGCAGCGATCAAAGAATATGGTATCGTCTCAGTCGCAATGGGTGAGGGAATTGCCAAGATTTTTGAGAGTTTGGGTGTCGATGAAGTGGTATTCGGTGGACAGACCATGAATCCAAGCACCAATGATTTGGCTGAAGCGGCCCGGAAGGTACCGGCACGAAAAGTATTTATCCTCCCTAATAACAGCAATATTATCATGGCGGCCGGACAAGTTAATGAGCTCATTACGGATAAAGACGTTATGGTTATACCGACAAAATCAATTCCCCAGGCTATCGCAGCTCTTCTGGCGTTTAATTCTGACAGTTCGATTGATGAAAACGCTGAAATGATGTCGGAGGTGCTGACCCATGTCAGTTCAGGTGAAGTCACCTATGCCGTTCGTGACTCGCAATTCGGTGATTTAGAAATAGCCGAAGGGGATATTCTCGGACTCATTGAGGGAACAATAACCACAACAGGCCGAGAAATTCTCGACGTTGCCAAAAATGTCCTGGAAGGGATGCACTGGCGGGATAAGGATTTGGTAACGATATTTTACGGCAAAGATATGGCTGAAGAAGATGTCAACGTCCTAACCGGGTGGCTCAAAGGCGTAAAACCGGATATTGAAGTCGAAGTCTATTCTGGAAAACAGCCCTTATACTATTATATACTTGGCGTAGAATGA
- a CDS encoding peptidoglycan D,D-transpeptidase FtsI family protein — translation MTKGIRNIALIMVFSFVFLSLGLAYWQVVNADTMLDNPANRRAVFLEKRITRGSIYDRNGVVLAKTVGTGENKFREYPLGEMFQPLIGYATVQYGSAGLEATEAETLLGINDKSILRKIQNTFELKRTGNDVVLTLDARLQETAYEGLKGKTGAVVAIDPQNGDVLALVSQPSYDATTLEAEWDAILARQNSPLLNHAFSLFPPGSTMKIVTSGAIFRAGLDTTELFKCEGKTVINGQTIPEQNGKVHGWVNYDLALAYSCNTYFAQYGIKAGAQNFLKALSDFGFGQDIPFELYVPPSSVTNEDPLPQTLGANLLASSAFGQGEVMVSPFHMALITAGVANNGKIMAPHLIDSVLDSKQNRIYKRTPEIWLSPLSESNAEIIKSGMILAVNKGSAAPGALPDVQVAAKTGSAETGGNEDTHAWYVAFAPADDPKIAVAVLVEHGGTGSGAAAPIAKAVIEKALELREGEN, via the coding sequence ATGACGAAGGGAATTCGCAACATTGCGCTGATAATGGTTTTCAGCTTCGTATTCTTAAGCCTGGGGCTTGCGTATTGGCAGGTTGTCAATGCGGACACGATGCTGGACAACCCCGCGAACCGCCGCGCCGTTTTTCTGGAAAAGAGAATAACAAGGGGAAGTATTTATGATCGAAATGGTGTTGTCCTGGCAAAGACAGTTGGTACCGGCGAAAATAAATTCCGTGAATACCCCCTGGGTGAAATGTTTCAGCCGCTGATAGGCTATGCGACGGTACAATACGGATCTGCCGGACTGGAAGCAACCGAAGCCGAGACGCTCTTGGGAATCAATGATAAATCGATATTGCGAAAAATACAAAATACCTTTGAGTTGAAGCGGACCGGCAACGACGTGGTACTGACTTTGGATGCCCGTTTGCAGGAAACTGCCTATGAAGGGCTGAAAGGCAAAACAGGAGCGGTTGTCGCTATCGATCCCCAAAACGGGGATGTATTGGCTCTGGTAAGCCAGCCGAGTTATGATGCCACAACATTGGAAGCCGAATGGGACGCGATCCTGGCCCGGCAAAACAGCCCTTTGCTGAATCATGCCTTTTCTCTTTTTCCGCCAGGCTCAACGATGAAGATCGTCACTTCCGGCGCTATTTTCCGCGCCGGTTTAGATACAACGGAGCTTTTTAAGTGCGAGGGAAAAACCGTCATCAATGGGCAGACGATTCCGGAACAAAATGGGAAAGTGCATGGATGGGTCAATTACGATCTGGCACTGGCGTACTCCTGTAACACGTATTTTGCACAATACGGTATTAAAGCCGGTGCTCAGAACTTTTTAAAAGCACTGTCTGACTTTGGTTTTGGTCAAGATATTCCGTTTGAGCTCTATGTACCTCCGAGTTCTGTAACTAACGAGGATCCCTTACCGCAGACATTGGGTGCGAATCTTTTGGCGTCGAGTGCCTTTGGGCAAGGTGAAGTCATGGTGAGTCCTTTTCATATGGCGTTGATCACAGCAGGTGTCGCCAATAACGGAAAAATAATGGCCCCACATTTGATTGACAGCGTGCTTGATTCCAAGCAAAATAGAATATATAAACGCACGCCGGAAATTTGGCTGTCACCTTTAAGTGAAAGTAATGCCGAAATAATTAAAAGCGGTATGATCTTAGCGGTCAATAAAGGATCGGCTGCCCCCGGCGCGTTGCCTGACGTCCAAGTTGCAGCGAAAACCGGTTCAGCTGAAACGGGAGGAAACGAGGATACACACGCATGGTATGTGGCATTTGCTCCCGCCGACGATCCGAAAATAGCGGTTGCCGTATTAGTTGAACATGGAGGAACCGGAAGCGGTGCTGCCGCCCCGATCGCTAAAGCAGTTATTGAAAAAGCACTTGAATTGAGAGAAGGTGAAAACTAA
- the sdaAB gene encoding L-serine ammonia-lyase, iron-sulfur-dependent subunit beta, with protein sequence MKVNSVFDLLGPVMVGPSSSHTAGAVRLANMAAQILGKRVKQAKILLHGSFAETGQGHGTHLALIAGLMGMYPDDERIRQAPYLAEQEGITVIFESAHLGDVHPNTARFYLTDVDGSEAVVTGASLGGGKIRITEVNSFEVEFSGEYPALIVIYADHPGMVADITRQLAVQGINIAQMRVTREGKGQDALAVIETDEKISDDLVREIEKMPMITKTMAVDRLG encoded by the coding sequence ATGAAGGTCAATAGTGTTTTTGATCTGCTGGGACCTGTCATGGTCGGTCCTTCAAGTTCTCATACTGCCGGAGCTGTCCGATTGGCTAACATGGCTGCACAGATACTTGGTAAAAGAGTGAAACAGGCAAAGATTCTTTTACATGGCTCTTTTGCCGAAACAGGGCAGGGACATGGAACGCATTTGGCGTTAATCGCCGGTTTGATGGGCATGTACCCGGATGACGAGCGGATCAGACAAGCCCCATACCTTGCTGAACAGGAAGGGATAACAGTCATTTTTGAATCCGCACATCTGGGTGATGTCCATCCGAATACGGCCAGGTTTTACTTAACGGATGTCGATGGGTCAGAAGCCGTTGTAACTGGAGCTTCACTTGGCGGTGGAAAGATCCGTATAACAGAGGTCAATAGCTTTGAAGTGGAATTTTCCGGAGAGTATCCTGCATTAATTGTTATTTATGCCGATCATCCTGGAATGGTAGCCGATATAACCCGACAACTGGCTGTTCAGGGTATCAATATTGCGCAGATGCGCGTGACCAGAGAAGGAAAAGGACAGGATGCTTTGGCAGTAATCGAAACCGATGAGAAAATCAGCGATGACTTGGTTAGGGAAATTGAGAAGATGCCAATGATCACAAAGACCATGGCTGTTGACAGACTTGGGTGA
- a CDS encoding FtsW/RodA/SpoVE family cell cycle protein: MLKSLSLRAITLSILWIGLGVLKLNDMAENGLLLQGAIFSVLIIAGSLFELFYHYQGDKYLLPTVQTIMVIGLVFLVRINPSRAETQFLWANLGMIVFYVVFLILRDYRKLGEYQYLWGMLALLLLLVTLVFGTTLNGAKSWISFGVRGFQPEELVKVALLLFLASYLGKNKELLRFGTVQVGRISLPDIHTVGPFLFIGVIVLGLLGAQKSLGTALVFFLLMVFIMYLVTERVLYLVASIPLILVTGAIGYLLFGHVRVRVAAWIDPWADPTGGSFQIAQSIFAISGGRLLGTGLGNGIGAYQIPYGDTDFIFAVIAEELGFLGAMAVISLFIIVVLRCFAVSVRAGDRFGQILSAGIGILIGVEALIILAGVTKMLPLTGLPLPWVSYGGSSMVVHFMLLGILANISHHSSFVLNEIPIGKRVNAL, from the coding sequence ATGCTAAAGAGTCTTTCTCTGAGAGCGATAACTCTATCCATTCTATGGATCGGTTTAGGTGTCCTGAAATTGAATGATATGGCGGAAAATGGCTTATTGCTGCAAGGCGCTATATTCTCCGTTTTAATTATTGCCGGTTCTTTGTTTGAACTTTTTTACCATTATCAAGGGGATAAGTATCTGTTGCCGACAGTTCAGACCATTATGGTTATTGGGTTAGTTTTTTTAGTCCGAATCAATCCTTCCAGAGCAGAAACGCAGTTTTTATGGGCAAACTTAGGCATGATTGTATTTTATGTCGTATTTCTTATTCTCAGAGATTATCGCAAGCTCGGTGAATATCAATACCTTTGGGGAATGCTTGCGTTGCTGTTGCTCCTGGTGACCCTGGTATTTGGTACAACACTGAACGGAGCCAAGAGTTGGATTTCCTTTGGGGTCAGGGGATTTCAGCCTGAGGAACTTGTCAAGGTTGCTCTGTTGCTGTTTTTGGCGTCTTATCTAGGCAAAAATAAAGAACTTCTGCGTTTTGGAACCGTACAGGTGGGCCGGATATCATTGCCGGATATCCATACGGTAGGGCCGTTTCTATTTATTGGTGTAATCGTTCTTGGTCTCTTAGGAGCTCAAAAGAGTTTGGGTACAGCTCTGGTGTTTTTTCTGCTGATGGTATTCATTATGTACTTGGTTACGGAGAGGGTATTATACCTTGTCGCGTCCATTCCACTGATACTAGTGACCGGGGCAATAGGCTATCTCTTGTTTGGCCATGTCCGTGTCAGAGTAGCCGCATGGATCGATCCATGGGCTGATCCAACAGGTGGATCTTTTCAAATCGCCCAATCGATATTTGCCATCAGCGGAGGCCGATTACTGGGGACCGGATTGGGAAATGGCATTGGCGCCTATCAGATCCCGTATGGTGATACCGACTTTATTTTCGCTGTCATTGCGGAAGAACTGGGCTTTTTAGGCGCGATGGCGGTGATAAGCCTATTTATTATTGTCGTCCTGCGCTGTTTTGCAGTCAGTGTCAGAGCCGGCGACAGGTTCGGGCAGATTTTGTCGGCTGGTATCGGGATTCTTATCGGGGTTGAGGCGTTGATCATTCTCGCGGGCGTGACAAAAATGCTGCCGTTAACGGGACTCCCTTTGCCCTGGGTCAGTTATGGGGGCAGCTCTATGGTTGTCCATTTTATGCTATTAGGCATTCTTGCTAATATTTCGCATCATTCCTCGTTTGTACTGAATGAAATACCCATTGGAAAGCGGGTGAATGCATTATGA
- the rpe gene encoding ribulose-phosphate 3-epimerase → MALTVAPSILSADFAKLGEDVSLVEKAGIDILHIDIMDGHFVPNITIGPPVVASLRRVSTLEFDVHLMIENPERYVEDFVKAGADSITVHAESTRHLHRLIQQIKSLGVNVGVAINPATPLDVLTYVLQELDIVLLMTVNPGFGGQKFIQEVLPKIVALSEILKEVNPLCRIEVDGGINKDTARLVSKAGAEILVAGAAVFSSPDPKQAIADILDAGREEQITVRKKKKQ, encoded by the coding sequence ATGGCACTGACCGTTGCTCCGTCGATTTTGTCTGCCGATTTCGCCAAACTGGGCGAAGATGTAAGTCTCGTTGAGAAGGCTGGCATTGACATTCTGCATATTGATATCATGGATGGACATTTTGTCCCTAATATTACTATCGGCCCCCCAGTCGTCGCGTCTTTGCGCAGAGTATCGACATTGGAATTTGATGTCCATTTGATGATAGAAAACCCGGAAAGATACGTCGAGGACTTTGTCAAAGCAGGGGCAGACAGTATTACAGTTCACGCTGAATCAACACGACATTTACACAGACTTATTCAACAGATCAAGTCACTGGGGGTGAATGTCGGTGTGGCAATCAATCCGGCTACACCCTTGGATGTACTCACATACGTTCTTCAGGAATTGGATATTGTATTACTCATGACAGTCAATCCCGGCTTTGGCGGGCAGAAATTCATTCAAGAAGTCCTGCCAAAGATCGTCGCTTTATCGGAAATCCTAAAAGAGGTCAATCCACTTTGCCGGATTGAAGTCGATGGTGGTATCAATAAGGATACAGCACGGCTTGTCAGTAAAGCCGGCGCTGAAATTCTGGTGGCCGGCGCAGCTGTTTTTTCGTCACCTGACCCGAAACAGGCCATCGCGGATATTTTAGATGCAGGCAGAGAAGAACAGATCACTGTGCGTAAAAAGAAAAAACAATGA
- a CDS encoding thiamine diphosphokinase encodes MKTAVMANGEWDFEWGRSELDKSKIAMLICADGGGNLAIASGRLPDILVGDLDSITDDNLERCIKGHTEIKKYPKEKDETDLELAVAYAEMVLKSTATPQSEIILYAAGGKRMDHLMGNISLMIGYAQKGLRLKMKDKQSEAWVMVPGKEIIKGNIGQQLSIVPLSDYACISAEGLYYELDRLNLAQHSPRGISNVFTHEEITIEIHEGKALIYRL; translated from the coding sequence ATGAAGACAGCAGTAATGGCCAATGGCGAATGGGATTTCGAATGGGGACGCAGCGAACTGGATAAGAGCAAGATTGCGATGTTGATTTGTGCCGACGGCGGGGGAAACCTTGCCATTGCGTCAGGAAGATTGCCGGATATTCTTGTCGGTGATCTGGACTCCATTACCGATGACAACCTGGAGCGATGTATAAAAGGCCATACAGAAATAAAAAAATATCCCAAGGAAAAAGATGAGACCGATTTGGAGCTGGCCGTGGCCTATGCGGAAATGGTGTTAAAATCCACCGCCACGCCTCAGAGTGAGATTATCCTTTATGCGGCCGGGGGAAAGCGCATGGATCATTTAATGGGCAATATCTCATTGATGATCGGCTATGCGCAAAAAGGACTGAGACTGAAGATGAAAGATAAACAATCGGAAGCCTGGGTCATGGTACCTGGCAAGGAAATAATCAAAGGCAACATAGGGCAGCAATTGTCCATCGTCCCTTTATCGGATTACGCTTGTATTTCAGCCGAAGGGTTATATTATGAATTGGATCGATTAAATCTGGCGCAGCATTCTCCGCGTGGGATCAGTAATGTATTTACGCATGAGGAAATAACTATAGAGATACATGAGGGCAAAGCGTTGATTTACCGTCTGTAA
- the rpmB gene encoding 50S ribosomal protein L28 produces the protein MANICEVCGKGVSSGMSVSHSHIRSKRTWKPNLQRVRAVVNGTPTHVKVCTRCLRSGKVKRAI, from the coding sequence ATGGCAAATATTTGTGAAGTATGCGGAAAAGGAGTTTCTTCCGGGATGAGTGTCAGTCACTCCCACATTCGCTCCAAGCGTACCTGGAAACCGAACCTCCAGCGTGTCCGTGCTGTAGTGAACGGTACTCCCACCCATGTCAAAGTCTGCACGAGATGCCTGCGTTCCGGAAAAGTTAAACGCGCAATATAA
- the rsgA gene encoding ribosome small subunit-dependent GTPase A has product MLLQGTLMKGYAGFYYVYADDRVWECSLRGRFRVKKQDFIPGDKVQILPGTESKGTIENVMERKNVLVRPNIANVDQAMLVFALATPDPDYNLLDRLLVQITKAGIEPLIVFTKADLIARDSTPAVDYRTIGYRTIPISSKTGQGISEVIQELKGKVTVLAGPSGTGKSSLINALNPGLILKTGAVSQKIGRGKHTTRHVELLSVAGGLVADTPGFSSLYLPKMKREELQDYFPEFSPYKRNCRFASCMHDKEPDCAVKEALSNLDIPASRYDHYTTFLKEVIENEQRY; this is encoded by the coding sequence ATGCTGCTTCAGGGAACATTGATGAAAGGATATGCCGGATTTTATTATGTCTATGCCGATGACCGGGTGTGGGAATGCTCCCTGCGCGGTCGTTTTCGCGTCAAGAAGCAGGATTTTATCCCCGGTGACAAAGTCCAGATCCTTCCCGGCACCGAAAGTAAAGGCACGATTGAAAATGTAATGGAGCGAAAGAATGTTTTAGTCAGGCCGAATATCGCCAATGTGGATCAGGCTATGCTGGTGTTTGCTTTGGCAACTCCGGATCCGGACTATAATCTATTAGATCGCCTGTTGGTTCAAATCACTAAGGCAGGGATAGAACCACTCATCGTCTTCACTAAGGCTGATCTCATAGCCAGAGACAGTACACCGGCTGTCGATTACCGCACTATCGGTTATCGAACAATACCGATCTCAAGTAAGACGGGTCAGGGCATATCAGAAGTCATTCAAGAACTCAAGGGCAAAGTAACTGTTTTGGCGGGCCCATCCGGTACCGGAAAGTCCAGCCTCATCAACGCCCTCAATCCGGGACTGATTCTAAAGACTGGGGCAGTCAGTCAAAAGATAGGCAGGGGAAAGCATACGACCCGCCATGTCGAACTTTTATCGGTTGCCGGCGGGCTTGTCGCAGATACCCCGGGGTTTTCTTCACTTTATCTGCCTAAAATGAAAAGAGAAGAACTGCAGGATTATTTTCCTGAGTTTTCCCCCTATAAGCGAAATTGCCGTTTTGCGAGCTGCATGCATGATAAAGAACCAGATTGTGCTGTTAAAGAGGCATTAAGTAATTTGGATATTCCTGCGTCACGGTATGACCATTACACGACGTTCCTAAAAGAAGTGATTGAAAACGAACAGCGATACTAA